Part of the Impatiens glandulifera chromosome 8, dImpGla2.1, whole genome shotgun sequence genome is shown below.
atattgttttttttgggttgaaattttAGGGAGTTAATTAGTCCATTTCAACTTTATGTTTTTAAACACTTATTTTCTAATAACTCGTTAGATAAATAAAGTGTCAAAATTCAGTGTCATATCACAAATGTCACTCATTTAAAACGTCTTAAATTGAAGTGCAAATTATGAGTGTTGAAAGGTGTATCGAGGTCATGAGACTCATGATCAGATGAGTAAACGAGTCGAGCACTATACTACTTGATCTTGACTCGATTTACATTAATATATTCGAACTTGATCAAGTACTAAAATTTATACTTAAACTCGATTCGTTGACCATTCAAACTATTCAAACTTGaactcaaaaattatttttagtaattaaaattacatattttactcatttaaataatatttctaacttaatatattattcattttacaaatttattaataataaagtattattaatcatcaaataaaaattcagtGTCTCAATAACAATCCAAATAGCTAACAATGATCTAGACAATATTACACTACTAAAATCTAGTAGTACACCATCTCCACCACCGATTGGTTATCAAACAAAAGTATTACTCTAATatcattactttaatttttaccAATCCTAAAATAGAAACATCTGCTTCAATAACAGAtgtatcataaaaaaaaaaatctataccGATCGGTTAAAATGTCAATCGTCATAGTCTTACTGAGCAACACTGATTGATCACTTAACCAATCGATATAGTCTCACTGAGCATCACCGATTGATTATGAACTAATTGGTGTTACCGCAGAGGGTGTTACCGCAGAGGGTAACAACGAGAGAATTTCTACCGATTGAGACCGATTAGAACAAAATCAATCGGTATAGAGTAATACCAATTGGTAACCATGGCAGTACCGATTGGTGTATAAGGTATAAGCCCTTTTGTATTTGTGCTACTTGAATGTGAAAAATCAGTTTGCTCTTCTGGCCTAAAATGTGAAATATTGAGCATGTCAAAGATCAATTTGCTCTTTTGACGGTAAGAGagtaaagagaaaaaattatgaGTTTGAGAGATGTTCACATAGAGAAGAGAAAGAATTTgggaaaaaaatatgtaaatgatatttatggtttttacaattatatataaaaaaatctaatacatatattataagtataaatatttataaaactttataaagCGAACTATTCGAAGTTGAAATTTAAAGCTCGAACTCAATCAAATTTTGATCGAGCTACCATTCATGAAAAGCTGGTTGGTTTCGTTTACGCCTCTAGTAGTCATGACTTTTCCATATTTGGACTAATAATGACTTTTcaagtttataataatttatatgatattattcATCCATTAATCATATTAGAATTCATATATTAATAGCAAATTAAAAGGGTCATGCACATCTCCTATATTGatgtagaaaatatatattgaaagaaacaaagaaaCATTGAAATGgacaacatttaaaatatattgatgagATTAGATTTGTGGTAGACAATGTTCATTGAAATGGACAACATTGtctttaactattattttatttttataagttttactgTTTCAAGACTTGTgtatttatttactattttgtaaatttattgtattcaaaattctaaatacACCATAATTTGgaaataagaaaatgaaaagaggGCATCCAACTGTCATTATCCCCTCTATATGGGTCCTACAACAGTGCATCCATTTGGACATACATGCATCACCTTAATTAACAACAGACATAATAATgaatacttttttttcatttttgagcaaaacaaaataataataataataattaataataataataagatgtATGACCAAACATGGACATGATTAAACAACAGATCTTAAGGAAGAAGCAATAATTTTGAGTGAAAATGTAAGTGAAGTGGGACATCCACAGCTggtgaatatttaaatatatgaatgatgacattatattgaattatttgaaattaaatttaagtaatttcATCTAAACCAAACTCAACTATTTGCAAAtgtaataataatcataataatgtTTGTGTATGAAGGGGCAACACATGGGTAATGGTGGGGGAGTCACATGGAATTGGACCCCGGCCATGTTCAATAACCAATGAGGGATGTCCCCTTTCATAACAACATTTATCTAGTTGTAATAAATAAACACcaatattttgagaaaatattgGCAATcgaaattaattgttttttgaattttgaaagaCGTGAATCATATACCCGATAAGTTGATCTAAtgaagagaaataataattatcgATCATTAGTTTGACAGAAcgattataattataaataatttcattcaaaatttattaaagaaaatgactCTTCCATCCAAATTTGTTATAAATCAAGCATAAAGATAGTTTTTgacttgaatatatatatgtattagtattcattttataaaattatatctttattgtttatttttgtaaggAAGTAGTTAAGGCCAGAATAGCTAATAATCTAAGCCCAACCATTTAACATGAAAAGGATTGGACTTTTGGGCTAGTCATATACAGACcaatttttgtttgaaagagGTTTAATTGGATTTGGAGCTCGTTTGATGTACTGGTTTTTATGTTAAAACTTAACcctactttaaaaaaatagtttgatagGTTTTTCTAAGTGAGCATTCCACAATCTTTATACCATATAACTATGGCAATAtgtagttttttattttttattgagtaTAACTAGGGTCGATCTGATAAGCCCAACAAGTCCACAGACTAGAGTCCACCTATGAtaactcatttaataaaaaaaaaaaacaagatgttaaagttaaatttattagtcttttcaacataaaaatattttgtatagttgttcaagattaaaaataataatttttatttagttataaatacaaattttatcataaataatttaatttttactaaaattaaagcagataaattttatttgtatgttttcTACATGGGCTGGGAAAACCCAATACTGGTTGGAcactaaataaaattgacatagTAGGGCCATATATATGGCCTACTCAAATAACCGAACCAATATGTTTCtactatattaattaatattatgattaaCTCATTATTTTTActtgattttatgttttttaataaaagaatttgtaacaatattgatattttttactttattttgtttaaaaattagtttaaaatctATTGAATATGAATTatgagaaatatataattaaatattgacTCAATATATGATATATCTAATGCTTTGAATTTAAGCTAGGTCAATTGTGAATATAAGTGAAGTCAAATAATTGAGTATAacctaattaaatttattaaataaatcgaTGTAACCTAATAAACGATCGTCCCATcatttttctatcaaaatacTTATtcactcaaattaaaatatatatatatatatattaaaatatcgagatttgattgattaaaaaatattaatataataaataattttttatataataaaaatctaaaataccaaagatcaaacaagtacgtcaaactcttatttaaattttaccaTAAAAGtttgaaagtaaaaataatatatacaaatttcatGGTAAAATCTTGGAAAGATTGAGTTTGAAAGTTAACAAATTTTTAGCATAAGAATAGTGTTCAgagattatttatataatctaggaagaagaaaaaataatgatggtagataattttaagaaaataatgattaatttttttttaaaatatgaatattaatatataaaaagataataatttaaaatagaatatataaaatgaatgaacAATTCACTCTAAATGAGAATTCTCtattaaatttcataataatcaattatcttacaataataataataataaaataaatactctTTAACGCTGGATCattatcatatattaaaatcttAAGCTAAGGACTATCTTGGGCTCTAGAACAtgtgaaaattgaaaaatgtaAGTTCTAAAagcacttttttttttcaatttctaaaAGTACTATCAAGtgttcttaaaaaatattaaatatccaactaaaaacaattcaaataaatatccTCCACTAAGCTCAACACCTTTTTTCTTTATCTtgagttatttaatatatatatatatatataatattattaatttaaagttttattgataaaaaacaacttatttaagaatatttgagttgaataattcaaatatctttTGACTTAactattatttgaaatttaaattttagtcaCTTTTGTTATATGATATTCGAGTTCTACCTTTAACTATTTAAGATTTTATCACTAAACAATTggtcataaaaaaaatgtttccttttaaaaaaaaggtgcGGTGAGATTTCCGAAATTTTTAACactaattttgtattttttttattaagaaatatatatatatattattattatttttcaatggtTAATTCAATTTTGTTTGGGGTGATTTgcacttatatttttatattaattttttcgaTAAATTTAAACAGTTCTTCGTTTATATCATATTgaatggatttaaaaaaaaacaattaatttgacagatgaaaatatattaaacttaatataacccaagatcaaacaagtttttaaaaaagaataaggtCTAACTAGTATTTAATATACAAGCTTAGGGGTTAAAATTAGAATCTTCTTCGCTGAGTGGAGAAGAAGTGGAAGATGATAATGGAAGGGTAAAATGGTCATATTCCGACTTTCCATTTAACTCCAATATTTTGAATTCTCACTGCTTTTTGATTCAAACCTTTCCCACTAAGATCTCATAAAAGAAACCCTAAATTTGCTTTTTCTGGATTTTGAACATCTGGGTTCATCTCTAAATTGGATTGAGATTTCATTTATGAATTGTGATCAGATGAAGAAGTGTAATTACATGATGAAAGAAACTTCTATCAAGAAAATCATTTCTTCAAAAATAGTCGATTGTGGTCTGTTCATCTGCTTCTCGAagaattcatcatcatcatcatcaactgCCCGTCGTCTTGAAAACAGAGTTGAGatgaatgatgaagaagatCGAAAGATTGAAATGGTTTTTAAAAGCTGCATCAGATCGGGATTGGTtgataagaagaagaaagttcAATGGATGGATAATCTAGGAAAAGAACTTGTTCATATTCGAGAATTTCAACCCAGGTCAAATTtatgtttctatttttgttacatttttaattaattttacttttatttatcattttcttttaatatatttaataatttaatatattaaaatagagtATGTTTACTCACCCCCTTATCTAGACACTCAAAACAGATTGATAATTacataatgtattttttattttatttttaatataggaggctaaaatgaaaaatattaaaaaaacacaaaattgaaaaatctataacaaacaaataaaattctttcccaaataatctttaaataatattttttttattagtcatTTGTaggtaacatttttttataagaattaataagatatataaaaataataatatatatatatttttttatgtaggaTCCTAGATGAGGCGCACATCATAATTTCAACTAGAAGAGTTCAAAATAGAGAAGaatcttaatattaaaataaaacaaaatttttttatttagatacatagaatttttttattaatttaaagaaaataatgttataaattatattttaattatatatatatattaacaaatttgtaatacaataatttttaacCATAATTTTTGTATAGATAAATTAGgaagatatatttataattttttattttgttttatgttgtGATCATGAATTCCGTTTTTTCATTGAATGcgattttgattaatttttgcgagttaaacacataacctgtaaacacacttaacaaaACATATCCATCTTGTTGTTGTCGAAATAGTGggatataattttatataatgaatatattggATTGACCTATAAATTGACCCAAAAGTTATTTATACTATCTTCAGTCAGAAATTGATTAGTgtatatattctatataataGAGTTcactatatatttaaacaataagaATCCTGTTCTAATGACTTAAAAAATTCACTACATTTGACCTAGTTTGTACGACTAATAGCAGCAGAACTAGAAGATGAAGCATTTGCAGTATTTTTATTCCAAGATAAGTAAGCAGGATCTCCTAGAGGCCTGTATAGAATaaacaaatcaaaccaaaactatcaaaaaaatgtaaaaaaaaaacaaaaacatcataAAGTTGAGATTAAGAAAGAACCTTGGATTGAAGATGTATAGTAGTAGGAAGACCAATGCCAAGAACAAAGACAACCCGCCAACCACAATATAAGCAATCCCTAGAAAATCGTTCTTCCCGCCGATCCAACTTGTTGTCGAAAGAATCAGCCTCTTCTTCCCGTCAAAGCTATAtgtattatagttgttttgaaTCACAACTCTTATAACGTCATTTGCATGCAAATCCACTTGTATTTTCCCATACAGTTTTCTAAACGTCGGCAGTGCTGCTGATCTCATCCAAACTATGAGATCCAATTGGTTGCTCAGCTGTTTCCACACAAACGAAATGAAAATCATAAATGTTTGGACGAGTGGAATTGGCTTTCAAAGCCATTTCTATAAGAATTCCAATGTTTGGTAAACTACAATTCTTGGATCTTGACCCATAAATATGTCTAAAAAATCGGTTAAACTAGTCTGATGTATGTTAAATGGGTCAAAATTGTGTTTAAACCAAccaaaaattatgttaaactaGTCAAGAATaggttaaacatgtcaaaatcatGTTAAATTGGTAAAAAATAGGTTGGGCAGGTCGGTTTAGGACTTGGATGAGAacattatactatatatattgttttgaattCAAGTTTTAAATTGTCAAAAATACTAAGGAATTAGAATTAGACCATATTTCAGTCCCAATTcatgtattttagtatttttgtttgataaattgattgataatgataatgatgataAACTTACTGGTACGGTTTCGTTTAGCTTAGCACCTCCGATGAGACTGCCAACCTGAAAATTCTTTGGGTACACGTCTTTTCCGAATTTACCATTTCGATCACTATCCCATGCTATTCCCTGTTTGCTTACATCCAAAGCTTTATTGTTCAATGAGAACCCGTATGTGTCATTGAACAAGCTCCAAGCGACTAGTCCACATGGGACTATTACTTGTTCCTTTCCATTGATGATGACTTTTCCTTCGGGCGAACAATTTGATATATCGTGCTCTTCTTTCTTGCTTCTCAACTGCTTGTCGCTCCTACTCTTTACGTatctatattataaaaaaaaacataacctAAAGAAACGTCATTATGAGAATGGATTAAATGCTCTTATTGAAGGAAATGCTTGTGTAGAAATTTTTACCGACGATGGTTTTGGTAGAAGTTGTCGAGCTGATAGTATATGTAGACTGGGCCTTTCATATTCTTGAGAACCTGAAAGCAATCACTTATGAAATTTGGAAGAAAAGGAATACAAGAATATTTGAGAGTAAGAATAAAAGCAATGAAGAAATATGGAGACATATGTATACGAATGTGTTATTGTTAAAAGTGGAACCTGAAACAGAAGCAAATTCATTCAAAAGTAAGTTCTTAACTACAAGCATGTGGAGATTTGCGATCCATTTTGATCTTTGCTCACTCGATTGGGTAACTTTGAATGAGTGTCTTTTGTTTATAATGTGTTGTTGGGTATTTTCTCAAAATGCGGTTTAATGAAGAAGAACAGTGATACATAAAAAGTATTTGGGATGTTTTCACTTAACTGTTAGAGTCTTAGTGCAAGTCTTGTTAGTTACTCCGCTTTTAATAAACGAAACCATGTCTTTGTTATGAGGAGGAGGAACACAATTGTCATCGTAACGATCCACAATCTCCACAACCTGTACATTATTCATAAACAATGTAGAGCAAATTCCAGATAAAGAATCGGTTCAAGAACAGATTTAGGGTTTTCAGTTTACACGCTCTGATGCAAATAAAGATGCAACCCCAATGGGAATGAAGATAATGCCTACTGAGATGAAGATCACAATAACCTGCACACCAGATATGTATGTATGAATAAGCCATAACTAGATTAAACATAACAGATTCATATAGTAATTAATACCCATTGAGGAGTTAATATCGGTTTGCAAGCGGGAAGTTCTTGTTGTGTAAACCTTGAATCTGCAAGCAATTAAAGATGATTTTCAATTTagtaataaaaactaaaaagccCTAATTAGGTTTATAAACATGAAACAAATAAGATCTATCAATCTATGAATCAAAATCATCATAGATAATACATACATTTAGGTTTCTTTGAAAGCTTCTTGGCTGGAGAAGAATCGGCTGCTCCTTCCATCGCGAATCTGAAATTCGGTTTTATTGATTAACAGCGAACAAATGACGATAAACCTGGAAAACATAAGTAATAATGGAAGGAAATGAGAGAGAATTTTGGAAAAGAAACGGAATCTTGGATAttgatttcatcttcttcttcacctGGCGAAATCGTGTTTTCATGAATAATCTTCGGAGGCCAAGGGAAACTCCATTACAGATtccactctctctctctctctccctctccgGTTGTTTGATTTTCCGTAAAGAGAgagaggatgatgatgatgatcttgaATGGAATCTCTCACATACTCAAAATAGAATATTGTCACACTATTATAAAATtgcattttatatatatgaatgtgtttttttaagcataaattaaatataactaaccaaacatttttataaataattcaataaactaggaaatttattctaaaataataatttacatttGACTAATTTTTCTATTAGATTTGTGACAAAAGtcataataaacaaatttaaattagttgAGTTCGGTCTTAGTCAATTATGTAGAATTGAGTAGGAAATACTCCTAACCATcttaaatgaatgaaaaattaattctaattaaattaaataaaacattaatttacaaataatagcGATGGTTTTCGACCGATtcgtttaatttataatatatatatatatataatggtgcttaattttaaaagtgttcgGATTACCGGGCCGAGAGCtgtgttaatttggatatatatatgagagtaaatggatacttatgA
Proteins encoded:
- the LOC124911804 gene encoding ALA-interacting subunit 5-like; the protein is MEGAADSSPAKKLSKKPKYSRFTQQELPACKPILTPQWVIVIFISVGIIFIPIGVASLFASERVVEIVDRYDDNCVPPPHNKDMVSFIKSGVTNKTCTKTLTVLKNMKGPVYIYYQLDNFYQNHRRYVKSRSDKQLRSKKEEHDISNCSPEGKVIINGKEQVIVPCGLVAWSLFNDTYGFSLNNKALDVSKQGIAWDSDRNGKFGKDVYPKNFQVGSLIGGAKLNETVPLSNQLDLIVWMRSAALPTFRKLYGKIQVDLHANDVIRVVIQNNYNTYSFDGKKRLILSTTSWIGGKNDFLGIAYIVVGGLSLFLALVFLLLYIFNPRPLGDPAYLSWNKNTANASSSSSAAISRTN